The genomic segment GCTGCTGTTAAAGTTTATCATTTTAAGGAGACGACGGCCATATCTCATCATCATATTTTTCACGACATCCAATCAATTTCCACTTGTGGACACTtgccatgtatatatatatgtcctCCTACCATCACAAACTACCACATTTTGACTTTTTCAAGGATATATTGGTTGTCGGTGATGACATTAGTTTTAGTGAGATAATGGAGAAATATAGgctttttacaaaattaattaaaaaaataaatatttataacaatgactcaatttcaaaaataatgataataatgatctAAAATGAACAGGGAAGGGTGGTGTTACCACCCAATGGCTTGCACCCAAGTCAATCATTCCCCCATCGTTGGCTGCGGATTATTAAGggattaaaaaaaaggtaaattacaccaacagtcactcaactttaggaTAGCTGACAAAACAGTCCTATTGGTTTCATTTCAgttactcaactttaaaaaaatgacaaaatagtCACTAACGTCATAAAAAAATGACAAAACAGTCACTGATTAACAGCTTTCGTTAAGACACTGGCAAGATTgctgatgtggcaagttaactagctgatgttgccagttaacttgccacattgGTGAAGCAGCTGATGGGTCAAGGTTTGGGGTGGGTTTAGGGAAAAAAATCTAAAAGGTTAGGTTGGTTTAGGGCAAACAACAGAAATTGGTTGTGATTAAGgggaggagaaaaagaaaatctgAAGAGCTTGATTCTCAGCAATGAAGCACTGAAGCACATGACTTAGTCGTCTACATTCTCCTTCTAAATACCTACTCTTCATCTCAAAATCCTTGACATACATCTTCTTCCTCCCCCTTGATCTCACAACGGCATCTCTGTTTCTCAACTACCTGAAGAAGAAACCATTCATATCCATCAATTGCAGTAATACCATTTATTATCTTCAATTTTGGGTATTTGCAAAATACTTGGGTTTGTATGAAAATTGGGAAGATCAATCAAGCTTTAAAAGTAAAACTAGATTGAGATTGAGTTCCTCAGGTAAGCCATTACACCTCTACCTCAAATTAGACATGCAACTaacaaaattgaaacaaaatgaaGTCTCAAAGAACAATAAACAAAGGCTGATAAATTGGGAATATCAATTTATACCTTTTCTGTTTCTTAGCAATGAGATCGTCTTTATCGACGTCAGTGTGGGTCTAGCTCTGTTTGTGCAAATCACCACCCTCGACGCTAACCATATCGCCGCTGCTACAAGGAGGTGACCAATAAATTGGCCAAGAAATCATCATCGGGGACAAGTTGAGTCTCAACCATATGATCAAAATTATTATCCTCCATCAAAACCTTCTCGATCTCCCCGATCCACGAAGACATTGCCATTTCTTCATCAGGATTCTGGGTCAAACAAGGTTAAGAAGGAGGTTTCGTTACGTGTTCCAGTTCATTATCTAAGATATCCCTGAAATCGGGTAAGTCAGTCTCGAGCAAAAGGGTATCCTAATTGATATTTCCTCCATAAAAACCCAAAGATTTATGAAAGGGGAAATTGAAATTGATTTCCTCCATGAAAATCCAAAGATTTATGAAAAGGGAAATTGAAGTTTAATAGGATTTACAGAGGAGGGAACATGTTTTTCATCTGTTTTATCTCCAAGCATctccatttttctcttctccttcttcttcttcttcttcttcttcttcttcttcttcttcttcttcttcttcttcttcttcttcttcttctcttattATTCTACTGTATAAACCCTAAATTACTACTGATATGGCTATTTAAATTGATGCTAACCGACCAGCTAGACGGTTAATGACACCAAGCAAGCTGTCATCTGCCACATCACTTTACCGTTACGTCTGTAATGGAAAATGGCAAAAAGGGATGTTTTGTCActttttaaaagttgagtgactgaaatgaaaccagtgttattgttttgtcagctacctcaaagttgagtgactattggtgtaatttaccctaaaaaaaattttgggtaccGATATTGCAATGActgtatttttttgaaatatctttaaaaaatatGGATATtccataatttaaaaaatatatcattttaatagGTGTCATATTGAAGTGGTCAGCaccagtttaatttttttttaaattaattttttatttttttgtaccaACTTTGAAGTAATCAACACTAGttcaaaattaagaaaaagaaattcgACCTAGGAGAAAAATAGCTGCACTTTGATAATATCAGTTAACACGAGAGAGGTGAACGATGACTAACTTAAAGTGAAAGCGACGGCTAGGACAATGAAATCTTTCCTTCCCTTTCCCTTCGCTCTCCCATCCGTTTCCACACCCAACATTTTAAGATTTATATATAAACAAAGCCGCACGTCAATATAAGAGCCAATAACATCTACAATGTTTCAACGTAATCTTCTTTTATTATATAttgtaaaagattttatttttgttcattttattaTCATGTTAATTCGACTAAAGAAAAACGTTAGAGGAAATTTTATCTTTTCTATCGAGTTTTAGTTTGATTAGTATCAATATTATTGTCAgtataaaagaatataaattcGAACGTGATGAAACGtatttatcctcttatttaagaatTGATGAGGGGTTATGAGTAGTTATAGATAGTGTATAAAAAAACATGTGAAACCAAGCCATGATTTTTTATAGTTAAGGTAAATTTGCTTTCTAGTCCTGTAGTATTGTTTGCATAGTTATCTTATAATCACGATTTTCAAACATATATTCATATCTATAGAGGgtaaacatcaaaattatatatgaattttggtcCAATGTGTATTACCATACATGAATTTTGAGTTTGTgtgattttatacatgaaattttaattcaattcattttcCACAAATCAGTAACAACATCATTGAATTAACATCATTTTTAACATgcgtgttttaattatttttttatattatgatgATGTGACATATTTATATTGCATTGAAGCTAATTGATCATATCAAATAAGATTTGTATTTGATACACAATTAATAAATCATATTAAGACACATgattcataaattaattaataattttaaaaataattaaaaataaatataattattataggattaacataatttttagcttctgaacttaacaattaagccTACTTTGGTACTTTGGTATTTGAACTTGGCAATTAAATCCATTTTAGTCTTTGAACTtagatttcattaaaatttaacgATATGATCAATTTGTTCTTGAAACATGAATGTATTGACCAATCAAACTGATTAAttagaataatatatatttaaagtaatCAACCATTTATTCTATTATTAGAACACTGAATGTTTTTCAATCTCAGAATGTCAagccatcaaatttttataatttttaagtttaaataccaaaatgGATAAAAGAAATTGTATAAATACGAAAGCAAACCTAATTATGAAGCTAAAAGATCTcattgttatattttaaaatactgTTTTTAAACCGGATAAAATGACCGCAACTAAGTTCTGGTCAAGAGGGCGAAAGATTGAAGCATCGTTGTATATCATTAAGATTAACTTTTTCCAAatcttataatttattttgacgAAGACAACatgtattaataaaaagaaaaaagagaccaTAAACCACTGGTATAGATGGAAACTACGAAGAGAACAATGGGCATTACCACCATTGACAGGCGTTTTAGCTTCTAATTATTAAAGTTTGGAAAGTGGTTATGAATAATTCAAGACAAAAGAATGGAAATTACAAGCATATTACCAGAAGAGTGCCTGTGTCTGATCATATCCTTGACTTCGCCGGAAGATGCATGTCGATCGGCCATGATCTCTCACGCTTTCAGATCGGTAGCAAACCGTGATGAAGTGTGGGAAAAGTTTCTGCCGTCTGATTATAGATCAATCATTTCaggatcatcatcatcatcattgctTTCGCTGGGAAAGAAGGATGTATATTTCCATCTCTGTTTTCATCCCATTCTCATTCAAAATGGTACCAAGGTAAAACCCAAAGCTCATTCCTTAATCTCCATCGGTTTTATTCGATTTAAAGAGGTGTGTTTTACTTCATCTGCGAAACTAATGTTGCTTGTTAAAACAACAGAGCTTTCAGTTGGAGAAAAAGAGTGGGAAAAAATGCTATATGACGGGGGCAAGAGCACTTTCAATTATACCGGAAGGTACACCTGCTCACTGGATTTGGACATCTCTACAAGAGTCTAGGtttgtatattttctttttaatatgtAACGGCGGCCACTGTGTTTTAACTGCAAAAGCTAAAATGTTTTACTCATTTAACATTACAGTGACGGTGAAAAACCTACTTTTGACTTCAAAAGGATGACAAAGAGAATGGAATTGATGATATTCCCTTTGTTTACTTCTTGTTTTGAATTCTTTAATAGGTTCCCTGAAACTGCTGAGCTCAAACAAGTATGGTGGCTCAATATGAGGGGAGAGATTGAGACCAAAATTTTATCTTCCGACACAAACTATGCAGTATACTTTGTGTTTAAGCTTAGAAAAGAGCATACAACCGGGTTTACGCAGAGAACTGTAGGTTTGCATGTCCATGTGGACAAAATCGGTTTAAGAGAAGTGCGGATGGTGTCGTTAGACCCTTTAAGAGATGAGCCTCGATATATTCGAGAGAGAGGAGATGGGTGGATGGAGATTGAAATGGGTGCTTTTTTTAAGAATTGTGGGGACGATGGAAGCGTGGAGTTCAGTGTTTGGGAGGCTCACACAAATTACGTTAAGCAAGGTCTCATTATTGAAGGAATTGAGTTGAGGCCTAAAGATAGTGGTAGTTAGGTGTACATTGATTTACTCAAACTAGGAAAATCCTATTGTAGTTGAAAATGATCAGCAACGAGTTACAGCctttaaaatttgtataaattaattATGTGTGCCGCTTGAATGATTTTCATTTCGAGTGTTATAAAGTATTTTCTATGGCCATATATTCCTTTtcattgttaatatatatattatttgattttttttaataattaaaagtgtgtgattaaattgtttggGGAAGACAAAAAGTTATTCACCATAATCATGTTTGTTGTTGATATAAATGATAAATCTGGATGATCTGTTCCCCACATGTTAAAAATTTATGCTAAAAtatacttttacttttattttaaaaatttagaatgcattttattgaaaaatgaaaattagtgaacaaaatatgtttaatttataattttgaacacaaaattaaaaatatgcaaatattagaataaaaaaactTGTTTCCATTATTTTCAACCAGAAATTTGGAAAAAGTTGACAATAATGAGGattttttaagtttcatttatgcATTAAATTTACCCTGATTCCAATCCTTttagaaacaattttttttatttttttatagcttttaaaaaattatatttaattacattttatttttctattgttatacatttttaataaattttgctttactttaatattttttcatttctgTTAGTGAAAAATACATACTAAACGTGTTTTCACTAAAGGTGATCATGGTTGGGCCGTAATAAAATTTTAGGTCCGTTTTATAGGCTTGGGCCCTGTTTGGCcaaaaaaatgggcctaaaatttttctCAAGTCTAGCctggataaaaaaataaaattcgagtCCGGCCCaatcgtattaattttttatataaaaataaattttaaaaataaaatacatcaaatacactaaaaacattaaaataaatgtttaccaacaaattgaaaataaattaaaaaaaagccttttatacttaaataacaagcaaattaacaataacaatgacaaaatgcctctaaaataatagcaaaattaacaataaaataagagttatacagtacctaaacaataacaataaaatagtaacaatataatagtgaaatggtggcaaaataatggaaaaataacaacagttttttttttattttttgcaaattCAGGTCGGGTCAGGTCAAAAAATGCTTACCCAAGGCTTGGCCCATTTTAGAAggcgggccttatttttttgcccaagcccatttttcaagCCTGTATTTTTTACctaaaccctcccacttttcgaGCGAGCCTTCGAGTCGAGTCGAGTGGTCTGACCCATGATTAGGTCTACTTTTCATTACTTTCATTATTGAAAACAAATTCCTATTTTTATCTAGCAAACATATCTTCCAAttcttaaaaatagaaaataattttttttttgaaaattaaaaatgaaaatagcgAATGTTATCTGAAACCAAACTCTTTTTtacttttagatttaaaaatacaAGTCCAAATGTTAACATTATtagtttttttgttaaatttaattttattacaatgTCATTTCTTTTGTTAAACGACTACCAAATGAgtagtttttttatttcaaaatgtcacaccattAAATTTAACAAAAGCGTGTTAATGGTGTTAACAATTGGATATGAAAAGTAGTgggattaaatttttgaaaataaatgtagagtaattaaatttcaaatatatgaacTTAAAGCacatttaaccaaaaattaataatGTCTTATCCTTGacttaataattttcattttgattattgaaaggttaaaatatactatatgtttacttttcatatttcaaaagtTAGGTCCAATTGTTAATATCGTTAAATTTTTTCTGTTCAATTTAATGGGGtcacattttgaaataaaaaaaaaacttggtagctatgtaactaaaaaaatgatgtTATTGTAAACctaaatttgataaaagaatTTTAACTGTGTTAATAATGAGACTtacatttttaaatatgaaaaataaaggagctaaattattgaaataaaaataagaaggctaaatttcaaataaacaaagaatataaatacttataaaatattttaactatatTGAAAAATAATGACAATGACTATATAACAATAATTTATACATTGATGATTCAGATTTGAAACTTAATAAGGAAGGATTAAAGAAGACTAAGACAGGTTGAATATTTTTCTCAAACGAAATTACAAGGATATTATGAGAAGTATGTGAATTAGCTTTGGCTAAATGCTAGTATCtttcaatttgaattttaaaaaatagtggtgaattattaaaatgtaatattgatgataattttttaaatttatcgacttgtttgaatttaaaactcttaaaacatttttaaattacaaccatattttcattaaaatattagaaatattggtaaatcgtaaattttttgaataaaaaaatttgaaggttTTTTCTAGAAGCTCATACCAAAAATTTTCCCGAAGAGTGCCTGTATCTAATCGTATGATTGACTTTGCCTACATATGCATGTCGATCAGCCTTGGCTTCTCACGCTCTGAGATCAATTTCAGACTTTGATGCGGCGTGGGAAAAGTTTCTTTCATCTAATTTTACATCAGTCATTTTAGGTTTAAAGGGTGAATTTAGAAAATATCTTAAtcgaaattgaattataaattttaagaaagtcaaattataatttcatcatgtattagtttataattttttttaaattaaataaaatttcttttcattttaagaatcaaaatataattttactataaaataaatttataatttaataatttttaaaagagctaaaatgtaattttttatttttattttttaggggtCAAGCCCCTGCCTGTTCCTTTTACATTTACTTCCGAGAGAGTACTTAAATTAAGAAGATTAATCACTACCACTTGAtttcaactaaaaatatatatcttatatgaattttaatatgctaataatatttatttattatttttctaacgtggtttaattatttttttcatattataattgTGTCACATATTCACGGTGCATTCaataatcataccaaaatatgttttttatttgacactcaaataataaatcatattaagacacgataaattaattaataattttaaaattaaataaaaataaaatataattattatattttgaaggatttaaaatattatgttaaattattataaaaataaaattatgttaaacggGATAAAATGACCGCAACCAAAATGAATTACGGGCATTTTACTTGGTCAATGGGAACAACGAAGGATTGAAGCTGATATTTTGTCACCAAGACTTGAGTcaaattaagaattattttaAGGGAAGTTTATTTTTGTGGGGACTtgtattaataaaacaaaaaattaggaCAAGAGAAACCTTATACCACTGTTATAGTTTGAATTTTCCCATGGTAGGAAACTACCaagaaaataaatggaaattaCAAGGATATTGCCAGGAGATTGCCTGTGTTTGATCATATCGTTGACTTCGCCCGCAGATGCATGTCGGTCGGCCATGGTTTCTCATGCTTTTAGATCGGTTGCAGACAGTGATGCTGTGTGGGAAAAGTTTCTACCGTCCGATTATAGATCAATCATGTCATCATCATTGCTTTCACTGGGAAAGAAGGATGTATATTTCCATATGTGTTTTCATCCCATTCTCATTCAAAATGGTACCATGGTAATCCCCAAACCTTACATAATATCATTGTAGTTAATTACTAGCAAACTATGTCTATGCATATGTGAACTACAAGGGTACTTCGGATTCTTGCTTTGAACTTGAGCTGGTTTggttcaaatttaaattaaattaattattcttcttctttaaagttaattacaaaaaatatggAAATAATTTGCATGGTATGATACAAAGTGGTTGTGTTGTTATTTTAGGTCCATTTTTGTGTATTAATTTGTAACATTAAGGTTGCTGTTGTTGTTGTTTAAACAGAGCTTTCAGTTGGAGAAAGAGAGTGGGAAAAAATGCTATATGTTGGGGGCAAAAGCACTTTcaatgatatggttattgagagatACATTTATGCCTTTCCCTTGGATTTCCACATCTCTACCAGGGCTAAGGTTAGctccatttttttttattaaatgatgtAATAATGTTAagtcaagatataaataataatCACTACGTGATGTTATGATTGTTATTTACTTCATGAATTCCCTTTGCAGTGACAGGTTTCCTGAAGTTGCTAACATCAACCTAGTGTGGTGGATCGAGGTGAAGGGAAAGATTGAGACCAGAAATTTATCTCCCAACACAAACTATGTAATATACCTTGTGTTTAAGCTTAGGGATAGGCATACAATTGAGTTTAAGCATAGAACCGTAGGTTTGCATGTCAATGACGATAGAGTCGCTTCATGGGAATTACGAAGGGTGTTGATAGACCCGTATCGATGCGAGGCCCTATATATTCGAGATAGAGGAGATGGGTGGATGGAGGTTGAAATGGGTCAGTTTTTGAATGAATGTGGTGATGATGGAACTTTGGAGTTTAGTCTTAGAGAGACAGACACAAGTAATTTCCATAACCGAGGCATCATTGTTGAAGGAATTGAGCTTAGGCCTAAAGATATTAGTAGTTTGGTAGACGTTCGACAATAGTGTGCCCATAATTTAGATTGTGTTTTCCTTTTTTAGTTAGGTTGAAAAtactaattattatataaatggaTATTAGTAGTTATATTGTATCTGTAATATATGTAAAACGagtttggaaaaaattttaaattgacaaaaatatcttttatttttcattgtattactaaatttatatttaaaaataattataataattaatttaagattattagctaaaaaattaaaataaaatagaagttttgaTAATTgtgcatttaaaataataataatttaatagaaattttgataattacacatttaaaaataaatagaatttaaattacaattattaattttaaaaattgtgctaattttaaaataaaattattacttgaatagtactctaagcataaaatatagtGAAAAAggttgtgaattttttttttaaattgtgctaattttattgatgtaaaatagagttattatttgaatagaattctaagcatattaattataacttaattaatattagggTTAATTAGTTATCATTTTGAATAATGTTAGTttacattaatttcataaaataaaactatattgTATGTCTAAAAGATTaaaatgctttaattattatttaaaaaatttaattataatatttgaattgataaattaatatattttaattatattcaataattgaaacaaaaaataatatcttatgttaattattgcaattaaaaaatatttaaaa from the Gossypium hirsutum isolate 1008001.06 chromosome D09, Gossypium_hirsutum_v2.1, whole genome shotgun sequence genome contains:
- the LOC107892827 gene encoding putative F-box protein PP2-B12 isoform X2, with product MEITSILPEECLCLIISLTSPEDACRSAMISHAFRSVANRDEVWEKFLPSDYRSIISGSSSSSLLSLGKKDVYFHLCFHPILIQNGTKSFQLEKKSGKKCYMTGARALSIIPEGTPAHWIWTSLQESRFPETAELKQVWWLNMRGEIETKILSSDTNYAVYFVFKLRKEHTTGFTQRTVGLHVHVDKIGLREVRMVSLDPLRDEPRYIRERGDGWMEIEMGAFFKNCGDDGSVEFSVWEAHTNYVKQGLIIEGIELRPKDSGS
- the LOC107892827 gene encoding putative F-box protein PP2-B12 isoform X1, whose translation is MEITSILPEECLCLIISLTSPEDACRSAMISHAFRSVANRDEVWEKFLPSDYRSIISGSSSSSLLSLGKKDVYFHLCFHPILIQNGTKSFQLEKKSGKKCYMTGARALSIIPEGTPAHWIWTSLQESSDGEKPTFDFKRMTKRMELMIFPLFTSCFEFFNRFPETAELKQVWWLNMRGEIETKILSSDTNYAVYFVFKLRKEHTTGFTQRTVGLHVHVDKIGLREVRMVSLDPLRDEPRYIRERGDGWMEIEMGAFFKNCGDDGSVEFSVWEAHTNYVKQGLIIEGIELRPKDSGS
- the LOC121220992 gene encoding putative F-box protein PP2-B12; translated protein: MEITRILPGDCLCLIISLTSPADACRSAMVSHAFRSVADSDAVWEKFLPSDYRSIMSSSLLSLGKKDVYFHMCFHPILIQNGTMSFQLEKESGKKCYMLGAKALSMIWLLRDTFMPFPWISTSLPGLSDRFPEVANINLVWWIEVKGKIETRNLSPNTNYVIYLVFKLRDRHTIEFKHRTVGLHVNDDRVASWELRRVLIDPYRCEALYIRDRGDGWMEVEMGQFLNECGDDGTLEFSLRETDTSNFHNRGIIVEGIELRPKDISSLVDVRQ